The following nucleotide sequence is from Campylobacter showae CSUNSWCD.
AGCAAATTTACGAAAATCGGGGCAAACAATTTTAATAATTTTTCTCTAGTTTTGGTCGCTCCTGGTATGACGGAGCTAAATTTAAAATCGTTACAGACGCTTGGGGCTAGCTGCTTTAATAATCTAAGCGGGGATATAAAAACCTTGAAAGCTCCTCTGCTAAGAGAAGTGGATGACAGTTTTTCTACAACTACATTAACAAATATAGATGTACCTTCGCTAGAAACCATTAAGAATACCTGCTTTTCAAACAACTCTAGCGTAGTTAATGATTTTACGTTTCCAAGTTTGCATACTATAACCGGGCAAGGTAATTTTTGCAACCTGTCTAACGTATTTTATTTGACGATGAGGAAATTAGTAAAAATTAGTGGGGCAAACAATTTTAAAGGCTTAACGTCTCTAAGTCAAATAGTAGTAAGCGCGGGGATAGATTCTGCCAGTGAATTCCGTCTCAAATCAGGCGTAGGCGCAAGCAAAATCAGAAAGGTATGACGATGAAACTCACGGCGAAACAAAAACTTCAAATAGCAAAAAACGTAGCGGTAGAGATACCGCTTGAGATTTTGCAGTTTCTCGTCGTGCCTATCGCTTTGCTTTTTTGCGGTAAAGAGAGCGAAAAACTGCCAAGATGGGCGGCGTGGTTTGATGACCCAGACTACGGCATCAATGGCGATGATGGGTGGAAAAACGAGCATTTCCCAAACGGCAAAAATCGCACGTTTTTTGCGCGCCTTTGCTGGCTATACCGCAACCGCATAGGCGTATTTAGCGCGAAATATCTGGGCGTCAAGGTCGAGGACATCGACGCGGGCACAGTGCGCACTCAAGGCGACGCGCTAGCAACATACAACAAAGGGCAAAAATCAACCGAGTGCCTCGTAACGTGCAAGATGAAAGACGGGACGGAGCGTTTTGGCTACTACCGCGAGATACGCTACGGCAAATCAAAATGGTACTGCCGTATCTATCTAGGCTGGAAGCTAATGGACATAGTCGGAATGCGTGAGGACAACAAAGCCGAGTATATGGAAGAGAACGACAAGAAAGTGCTTCAGACGGTTTGGGCGATAAACCCGTTTAAAAGGATAAAACAATGAGCTCGGCGGTCAAGTTTGTAGTCATTGCGGCAATAATTTTGGCCGTCTTGCTTACCATAAATTTGCTAAAGGGGGCGTGATGAATTTTCTAATCGCAAACAAGCTTTGGC
It contains:
- a CDS encoding leucine-rich repeat protein, yielding MLKGAFFFGGKGEEPYPEVTKIVVENGLNYVLWGNEVPNSFTRTYQNICEAPNYHKNKLDFSKFTKIGANNFNNFSLVLVAPGMTELNLKSLQTLGASCFNNLSGDIKTLKAPLLREVDDSFSTTTLTNIDVPSLETIKNTCFSNNSSVVNDFTFPSLHTITGQGNFCNLSNVFYLTMRKLVKISGANNFKGLTSLSQIVVSAGIDSASEFRLKSGVGASKIRKV
- a CDS encoding DUF7338 family protein; protein product: MKLTAKQKLQIAKNVAVEIPLEILQFLVVPIALLFCGKESEKLPRWAAWFDDPDYGINGDDGWKNEHFPNGKNRTFFARLCWLYRNRIGVFSAKYLGVKVEDIDAGTVRTQGDALATYNKGQKSTECLVTCKMKDGTERFGYYREIRYGKSKWYCRIYLGWKLMDIVGMREDNKAEYMEENDKKVLQTVWAINPFKRIKQ